A region of Photobacterium sanguinicancri DNA encodes the following proteins:
- the btsR gene encoding two-component system response regulator BtsR: MIKALVIDDELYAREELIDLLTESGEIEVIDECPNAIEGLKKINTLKPDVIFLDIQMPQITGIEMLSMLDPDTMPKVVFVTAYDEFALKAFEDNAFDYLLKPVENDRLRKTIKRLKRECAIQDYSPITNDMLELIPCCGHNRIILLRPNEIETAFSDLSGVHVITPNTQATTQLTLKVLEEKTPLIRCHRQYLIHPQAIREIKLLENGLAEITTLHGSQVPVSRRYLKELKDRYGLS; this comes from the coding sequence ATGATTAAAGCACTGGTGATAGATGATGAATTATATGCCCGTGAAGAGCTGATCGATTTACTGACTGAAAGTGGTGAAATAGAGGTGATTGATGAGTGCCCTAATGCAATTGAGGGACTGAAAAAAATCAATACTCTAAAACCTGATGTGATTTTTTTGGATATTCAAATGCCGCAAATCACAGGGATTGAAATGCTGAGCATGCTCGACCCCGACACTATGCCTAAAGTCGTATTTGTCACCGCATATGATGAATTCGCCCTCAAAGCCTTTGAAGATAATGCCTTTGATTATTTACTCAAACCCGTTGAGAACGACCGCTTACGAAAAACCATCAAGCGCCTTAAACGTGAATGTGCGATTCAAGACTACTCGCCAATAACCAATGACATGCTTGAATTGATCCCGTGCTGCGGTCATAACCGTATTATTTTGCTACGCCCAAATGAGATTGAAACCGCTTTTTCTGATCTCTCGGGGGTACATGTGATCACCCCAAATACCCAAGCGACGACGCAACTCACCCTAAAAGTGCTCGAAGAAAAAACACCGCTGATCCGTTGCCATCGCCAATATCTGATCCACCCGCAAGCGATCAGGGAAATCAAATTACTTGAAAATGGTTTAGCTGAAATCACCACGTTACATGGTTCACAAGTCCCCGTGAGCCGCCGTTACCTCAAAGAACTCAAAGACAGATATGGGCTCAGCTAA
- a CDS encoding sensor histidine kinase, whose amino-acid sequence MELIFSLLQQLSVYLVIAYLLSKTPLFMPITTISGRLSQRFSCYILFSLFCILGTYFGLNIDDAIANTRAIGAVMGGLLGGPIVGFAVGLTGGMHRYSMGGFTDVACAISTTMEGVMGGLLHLYLVRSGQVEQLFKPFIVFIITLFAEIMQMLIILVVAKPFDQALHLVSAIALPMVIANSLGAALFMSIIQDRKTIYEKYSAAFSSRALKIAQRSVGILSQGFNKETSKKIAQIVYEETEVGAVAITDREKILAFIGIGDDHHLPDTPISSGYTRRAIDSCELVYADGYDIPYCCSLHEKCRLGSALVIPLIGGNNEVLGTIKLYEPKRKLFSTVNLTLGEGIAKLLSNQILTGRYIQQQTLLTQAELRLLQAQVNPHFLFNALNTINAVVRRDPDKARQLIQHLSQFFRRNLKQNIETVTLKEELQHIHAYLEIELARFSDRLNVQVDVPEVLLTLKLPTFTLQPLVENAIKHGTSTLLENGIIHIRGAVHDQTITLVVADNAGCYQPVGEESGLGMKIVDKRLKNMFGKQYGVSMKCQPNESTEAVITLPAALLTNTAPLNQQLKLQSASTEKPSHD is encoded by the coding sequence ATGGAACTGATTTTCTCGCTTTTGCAACAACTCAGTGTGTATTTAGTTATTGCTTACCTCCTGAGTAAAACACCATTATTCATGCCCATCACGACTATTTCTGGGCGGTTATCGCAACGGTTTTCCTGCTACATTTTGTTTTCTTTGTTCTGTATTTTAGGTACTTACTTTGGTTTAAACATCGACGATGCAATAGCCAACACTCGCGCTATTGGGGCCGTAATGGGCGGATTACTAGGCGGCCCGATCGTCGGATTTGCAGTGGGGCTCACGGGCGGAATGCACCGCTATTCTATGGGTGGGTTTACTGATGTCGCCTGCGCTATCTCGACGACCATGGAAGGAGTCATGGGCGGGTTGCTGCACCTATATTTAGTTCGTTCAGGTCAAGTTGAACAACTTTTTAAGCCTTTTATCGTCTTTATTATTACGCTTTTTGCTGAAATCATGCAGATGTTGATTATTCTGGTGGTCGCTAAACCATTTGATCAAGCCCTACATTTAGTCAGCGCTATCGCCTTGCCGATGGTAATTGCGAATTCACTGGGTGCCGCTCTGTTTATGAGTATTATCCAAGACCGTAAAACCATATACGAAAAATACTCTGCTGCCTTTTCTAGCCGAGCACTCAAAATTGCACAACGCTCGGTTGGGATTTTGAGCCAAGGCTTCAATAAAGAAACATCTAAAAAAATTGCTCAGATTGTTTACGAAGAAACCGAGGTTGGCGCTGTAGCCATTACTGATAGAGAAAAGATTCTCGCGTTTATCGGCATAGGTGACGACCACCATTTACCGGACACCCCCATTTCATCAGGCTATACCCGCCGCGCTATTGATAGCTGTGAACTGGTGTATGCCGACGGTTACGACATCCCTTATTGCTGCTCACTCCATGAGAAATGTCGGTTAGGCTCCGCTTTAGTGATCCCGCTAATTGGTGGTAATAATGAAGTACTAGGCACCATAAAATTATACGAACCCAAGCGAAAGCTATTCTCGACCGTTAATCTGACGCTGGGTGAAGGCATAGCCAAATTACTCTCAAACCAAATTTTGACCGGACGTTATATTCAGCAACAGACCTTGTTAACACAAGCAGAGTTGCGCTTGCTACAAGCACAAGTGAATCCCCATTTTTTATTTAATGCACTCAATACCATCAATGCCGTTGTACGCCGTGATCCCGATAAAGCCCGTCAGCTTATCCAGCACTTATCGCAATTTTTCCGTCGTAACTTAAAACAAAACATCGAAACGGTAACACTCAAAGAAGAGCTTCAACATATTCATGCCTATTTAGAGATTGAACTGGCTCGTTTTTCTGATCGCCTAAATGTACAGGTTGATGTGCCAGAGGTTTTACTCACTCTTAAGCTGCCCACCTTTACCTTGCAACCTTTAGTGGAAAACGCCATCAAACACGGTACTTCAACCCTATTAGAGAATGGTATTATTCATATTCGCGGCGCCGTTCATGATCAGACGATCACACTCGTTGTCGCTGATAATGCAGGCTGCTACCAACCTGTAGGTGAAGAAAGTGGGCTTGGTATGAAGATTGTCGACAAACGCCTTAAAAATATGTTCGGTAAACAATATGGCGTTAGCATGAAATGCCAGCCGAACGAATCGACAGAAGCCGTCATCACTTTACCCGCAGCGCTACTTACCAATACAGCGCCGCTCAACCAACAGTTAAAATTACAATCAGCCTCAACGGAGAAACCCTCACATGATTAA
- a CDS encoding 3-deoxy-7-phosphoheptulonate synthase, with translation MQKDQLNNIHIQDEQVLITPDQLKDKLPVSESAFGFIQQSRQTIADIIHKRDHRLLVVCGPCSIHDVEAAKTYAKKLKQLSEQLDDQLYIVMRVYFEKPRTTVGWKGLINDPHLDGSFEVEEGLHIARQLLIDLVEMGIPLATEALDPISPQYIGDLFSWAAIGARTTESQTHREMASGLSMPVGFKNGTDGSLGTAINAMQAAASGHRFMGINRQGQVALLNTQGNPDGHVILRGGKQTNYDSVSVTECENEMSAAGLSPSLMVDCSHANSRKDYRRQPLVAEDVIHQIREGNQSIIGLMLESHINEGNQSADLARNEMAYGVSITDACINWDDTESLLRHAHKELVPFLQERNQ, from the coding sequence ATGCAAAAAGACCAACTCAATAATATTCACATTCAAGATGAACAAGTATTGATCACGCCTGATCAACTCAAGGATAAGTTGCCTGTTAGTGAATCTGCTTTTGGCTTTATTCAACAATCTCGTCAAACCATTGCCGACATTATTCATAAACGCGATCATCGTTTACTGGTGGTGTGTGGCCCATGTTCTATTCACGATGTTGAAGCTGCAAAAACGTACGCGAAAAAGTTGAAGCAGCTTTCTGAGCAACTCGACGATCAGCTTTACATCGTAATGCGTGTGTACTTTGAGAAACCTCGTACCACGGTGGGCTGGAAAGGTTTGATCAATGACCCACATTTAGATGGCTCTTTTGAGGTTGAAGAAGGTCTCCACATTGCGCGTCAGCTATTGATTGATTTGGTTGAAATGGGTATTCCATTAGCAACCGAAGCCTTAGACCCAATCAGCCCGCAGTACATTGGTGATTTATTTAGCTGGGCAGCCATTGGTGCTCGTACGACTGAATCACAAACACACCGTGAAATGGCAAGTGGTTTATCTATGCCTGTTGGCTTTAAAAATGGTACCGATGGTAGCCTCGGTACTGCAATTAACGCGATGCAAGCTGCAGCTTCAGGTCACCGCTTTATGGGGATCAACCGCCAAGGACAGGTTGCTTTGCTAAATACCCAAGGTAACCCGGATGGTCATGTGATCCTCCGTGGTGGTAAACAAACAAATTATGATTCTGTCTCTGTGACTGAGTGTGAAAACGAGATGAGTGCTGCAGGCCTATCTCCGTCTCTGATGGTAGACTGTAGCCATGCAAACTCGCGCAAAGACTACCGTCGTCAGCCTTTAGTTGCTGAAGATGTCATTCACCAAATTCGCGAAGGTAACCAATCAATCATTGGTTTGATGCTGGAAAGCCACATCAATGAAGGTAACCAAAGTGCAGACCTAGCACGTAACGAAATGGCTTACGGTGTGTCAATTACCGATGCCTGCATTAATTGGGATGATACCGAGTCACTTCTACGTCATGCGCATAAAGAACTAGTCCCTTTTTTACAAGAACGTAATCAATAA
- the tyrA gene encoding bifunctional chorismate mutase/prephenate dehydrogenase yields the protein MVAELSKLRDQIDEVDRQMVELLARRLSLVEDVGHVKSQHGLPIYAPDREAAMLASRREEAESKGVPPDLIEDILRRTMRESYSSENDSGFKCLKPDLRPIVVVGGHGQLGGLFCRLFELSGYQVRKLGSDEWDQADEILADAGMVVVSVPINVTEQVIAKLGNLPADCILADLTSIKSGPLQAMLEVHKGPVIGLHPMFGPDIPSLAKQVIVYCDGRNPEHYQWLLEQFQIWGASLNRISAIEHDQGMTLIQALRHFTSFVYGVHLAEEDPRLDQLLSLSSPIYRLELAMVGRLFAQDAQLYADIIMSAPQNLAMIKRFHQRFGEAITMLESQDKAAFTQAFDQVENWFGDYAQHFLTESQGLLRQANDSTHRS from the coding sequence ATGGTCGCGGAACTGAGCAAATTAAGAGATCAAATCGATGAGGTTGATCGCCAGATGGTTGAGCTATTAGCCCGCCGTCTGTCATTAGTGGAAGATGTTGGTCACGTAAAAAGTCAGCATGGGTTACCTATTTACGCCCCCGATCGTGAAGCGGCAATGCTAGCTTCTCGTCGTGAAGAAGCCGAAAGCAAAGGGGTACCACCTGATCTGATTGAAGATATTTTGCGCCGTACCATGCGTGAATCATACTCCAGTGAAAATGACTCTGGCTTCAAATGCCTCAAGCCTGATCTGCGCCCGATTGTCGTGGTAGGTGGTCATGGTCAACTGGGTGGATTGTTCTGTCGTTTATTTGAACTGTCGGGTTACCAAGTACGTAAGCTAGGTAGTGATGAATGGGATCAGGCAGATGAAATTTTAGCGGATGCAGGTATGGTTGTGGTTTCGGTGCCAATCAACGTTACCGAACAAGTGATTGCCAAGTTAGGCAATTTACCTGCAGATTGTATCTTAGCGGATTTAACCTCGATAAAAAGTGGTCCGTTACAAGCCATGCTTGAAGTACATAAAGGACCGGTTATTGGTTTGCACCCAATGTTTGGCCCTGATATTCCAAGTCTTGCAAAGCAAGTGATTGTGTACTGTGATGGGCGTAACCCAGAGCATTACCAGTGGCTATTAGAGCAGTTCCAAATTTGGGGTGCGAGCTTAAACCGGATCAGTGCGATTGAACATGATCAGGGCATGACGTTGATCCAAGCGTTGCGTCACTTCACTTCATTTGTCTATGGGGTACACCTTGCCGAAGAAGATCCACGATTAGACCAATTGCTTTCGCTAAGCTCACCGATTTATCGTTTAGAGCTTGCAATGGTTGGGCGACTATTCGCGCAGGATGCACAGCTGTATGCCGATATCATAATGTCTGCCCCGCAAAACTTGGCGATGATTAAACGCTTCCATCAACGTTTTGGCGAAGCGATTACCATGCTTGAAAGCCAAGATAAGGCCGCATTCACTCAAGCCTTTGACCAAGTTGAAAATTGGTTTGGTGATTACGCCCAGCACTTCTTAACGGAAAGCCAAGGGTTATTGCGCCAAGCGAATGATTCGACCCACAGATCATAA
- a CDS encoding LipL32 family surface lipoprotein translates to MKLKMLVGALILSSSSAMAFSFGSLTGDGLPSLTSSRTEGLGIAQISVPYANSVNYFGYIDKSSKPSAKIKGKDAYYLYVWVPAALDELGVRMISPVGDLAEPTSDDFVQKGFEKKLKKDADKWFDTWIRVERMSVFSPDKIKNAKKVFSVLDNDDDGDDTYEEERHAKYNSLVRIETQVNKPEKALTRGLYRVAFTTFKKGNVSGSFVATVGTNVPGVKMATSLSELHKMVN, encoded by the coding sequence ATGAAATTAAAAATGTTAGTTGGCGCGTTAATCTTGTCTAGCTCATCGGCGATGGCGTTTAGTTTTGGTAGCTTAACAGGGGATGGTTTACCCAGCTTAACGTCCAGTCGAACCGAAGGTTTGGGGATTGCTCAAATTTCAGTACCTTATGCAAATAGCGTTAACTACTTTGGTTATATTGATAAAAGCTCAAAGCCATCAGCAAAAATTAAAGGGAAAGATGCGTACTACTTGTATGTGTGGGTGCCTGCTGCATTGGATGAATTGGGTGTGCGTATGATTTCACCTGTGGGGGATTTAGCTGAACCAACGAGTGATGATTTCGTTCAAAAAGGCTTTGAGAAAAAGCTCAAGAAAGATGCGGATAAATGGTTTGATACTTGGATCCGAGTGGAGCGTATGAGCGTGTTCTCACCCGATAAAATCAAAAATGCCAAGAAGGTCTTTAGCGTATTAGATAATGATGATGATGGCGATGACACTTATGAAGAAGAGCGCCATGCTAAATACAATTCCTTAGTTCGCATTGAAACACAGGTAAATAAACCAGAAAAAGCCCTAACGCGAGGTTTGTACCGTGTTGCATTTACCACCTTTAAAAAAGGGAATGTCAGTGGTTCATTTGTTGCAACGGTTGGTACCAATGTACCGGGTGTGAAAATGGCAACCTCATTGTCTGAACTGCATAAAATGGTTAACTAA
- the pheA gene encoding prephenate dehydratase — protein MTEQQYSLDDIRKNVSRIDNELLQLLAERRQLSLEVAKSKIETAKPVRDLTREQALLLRLVDAGNALQLDPQYVTQIFHTIIEDSVLYQQAYLQKLTNPESLQPVARVSFLGSQGSYSHLASRNYFSKKQTKLVEMSCSTFRDVINTVETGNADYGVLPIENTSSGSINEVYDLLQHTSLSIVGEITQPIEHCLLVATDTSLDQITTLYSHPQPHQQCSEYLHTMGNINQEYCSSTAEAMQKVAELQRADVAAIGNASSGEIYGLTAVKSGIANQQENFTRFIVVARKPVEVTSLIPAKTTLIMSTAQKAGSLVECLVVLRNLNINMTKLESRPVIGNPWEEMFYLDVEQNLKSEVMQGALEELTRLTRFIKVLGCYPSENVKPVDIEF, from the coding sequence ATGACAGAACAACAATATTCATTGGACGATATTCGCAAGAATGTGAGCCGAATAGATAACGAACTTTTGCAGCTATTAGCTGAACGTCGCCAACTTAGTCTTGAAGTCGCAAAAAGCAAAATTGAAACAGCTAAACCAGTACGTGATTTAACGCGGGAACAAGCCTTGTTGTTGCGTTTAGTTGATGCGGGTAATGCACTACAACTCGATCCACAGTATGTAACCCAAATATTTCATACCATTATTGAAGATTCAGTCTTATACCAGCAGGCATATTTGCAAAAACTCACCAACCCAGAAAGTTTACAACCTGTAGCTCGAGTTTCTTTCTTAGGATCTCAAGGGTCATATTCTCACCTTGCCAGCCGTAACTACTTCAGTAAAAAACAAACTAAACTGGTTGAGATGAGCTGTTCGACGTTCCGTGATGTCATCAATACCGTCGAAACAGGCAATGCTGACTATGGGGTGCTTCCCATTGAAAACACCAGCTCTGGCTCTATCAATGAAGTGTACGATTTACTTCAACATACTAGCCTGTCGATTGTCGGTGAAATCACCCAACCGATTGAGCACTGCTTACTTGTCGCAACCGATACTAGCCTAGACCAAATTACCACGCTGTACTCTCACCCACAGCCCCACCAGCAGTGCAGTGAATATTTACATACAATGGGAAATATCAACCAAGAGTATTGCTCGAGTACTGCTGAAGCGATGCAAAAAGTGGCTGAACTGCAACGTGCTGATGTCGCAGCGATTGGCAATGCCTCCAGCGGTGAAATATATGGCTTAACAGCGGTGAAGTCAGGTATTGCGAACCAACAAGAAAACTTCACGCGTTTTATTGTTGTTGCCCGTAAACCCGTGGAAGTGACGTCTTTGATCCCCGCTAAAACCACCTTAATCATGTCTACCGCTCAGAAAGCGGGGTCTTTGGTTGAGTGTTTAGTGGTACTGCGTAACCTCAATATCAATATGACTAAACTAGAGTCTCGTCCCGTTATTGGCAATCCGTGGGAAGAAATGTTCTACCTTGATGTTGAGCAGAATCTAAAATCGGAAGTGATGCAAGGCGCACTCGAAGAACTCACGCGCTTAACCCGCTTCATTAAAGTGCTAGGTTGCTACCCAAGCGAGAATGTAAAACCCGTTGATATTGAGTTTTGA
- the hpf gene encoding ribosome hibernation-promoting factor, HPF/YfiA family — MTVEITGKNLDITPAIRERIELKFNKLEKYQVPLINKHAVVSTEPSRKFKVEASAAIPGGNIVASAEHDDMYGAITEVYQKLERQLNKQAHKPSARRASHSDKPELAEVEVEEEADV, encoded by the coding sequence ATGACAGTAGAAATCACCGGCAAAAACCTAGATATCACCCCTGCTATCCGTGAGAGAATTGAACTAAAATTCAATAAGTTAGAAAAGTATCAAGTGCCGCTAATTAACAAGCATGCCGTTGTTAGCACTGAGCCTAGCCGTAAATTTAAAGTTGAAGCATCTGCTGCTATTCCGGGAGGTAATATTGTTGCCTCAGCAGAGCACGACGACATGTACGGTGCAATTACTGAAGTCTATCAAAAACTCGAACGCCAACTGAATAAACAAGCGCATAAGCCTTCTGCGCGCCGAGCAAGCCACAGTGACAAACCCGAGCTTGCTGAAGTAGAGGTAGAAGAAGAAGCTGACGTATAA
- the bamD gene encoding outer membrane protein assembly factor BamD — protein MKRLTLTAILAVALLSGCSSTDEVVPDVPPSELYATAQEALQSGSWTKAIERLETLDSRYPFGAYSEQVQLDLIYAYYKNDDLALGEATIDRFNRLNPVHEKTDWVMYMRGLTHMAQDRSFMHDLFSVDRHDRDPVPARTAFRDFKRLLDRFPDSQYAADAKARMIFLKNRLADYELATADFYVRREAWVAAVNRCQQIQRLYPDTEAARKSLDLMLTAYEALGLEEPIANTKKQIALNPS, from the coding sequence ATGAAACGCCTGACTCTCACAGCGATTCTTGCTGTCGCCCTTCTTTCGGGCTGTTCCAGCACTGATGAAGTTGTGCCAGATGTACCACCTTCTGAGCTTTATGCCACTGCGCAAGAAGCCCTACAAAGTGGTAGCTGGACAAAAGCCATCGAACGTTTGGAAACGCTCGACTCACGTTATCCATTCGGTGCCTACTCTGAACAGGTACAATTGGATCTCATTTATGCCTACTACAAGAACGACGATCTCGCGTTAGGTGAAGCCACCATTGACCGTTTTAATCGTTTAAATCCAGTTCATGAAAAAACAGACTGGGTGATGTACATGCGTGGCCTCACTCATATGGCACAAGACCGTAGCTTTATGCACGATCTGTTTAGTGTCGATCGCCACGACCGCGATCCCGTACCTGCACGCACGGCTTTCCGTGACTTTAAACGTTTACTCGATCGCTTCCCAGATAGCCAATATGCTGCTGATGCGAAAGCTCGTATGATTTTCCTGAAAAATCGTCTTGCTGATTACGAGTTAGCCACTGCTGACTTTTATGTTCGCCGTGAAGCATGGGTAGCTGCCGTTAACCGCTGCCAGCAAATCCAACGTTTATACCCAGACACTGAAGCGGCGCGTAAGTCATTGGATTTAATGCTAACCGCATATGAAGCATTAGGACTTGAAGAGCCCATTGCCAATACTAAAAAGCAAATTGCGCTGAATCCAAGTTGA
- the rluD gene encoding 23S rRNA pseudouridine(1911/1915/1917) synthase RluD, with protein MAQQIELTNTVNESQLGKRLDQVIAELYPDYSRSRIKDWILGDMVSVNGSVVNKPRAKMMGGEELHIIAEIEDEVRWEAQDIPLNIVYEDDDIIVINKPRDFVVHPGAGTPDCTVLNALLHHCPLLAEVPRAGIVHRLDKDTTGLMVVAKTIQSQTRLVRALQKRKITREYEAIAIGRMTGGGTIEKPIGRHSTKRICMAVHELGKPAITHYRVAEHFREHTRLILRLETGRTHQIRVHMSYLTYPLVGDVQYGGRPRPPRHASDELIAALRAFDRQALHARMLRLAHPMTGEVMEWHAPLPNDMVAMIDILRKDKVEHGVDDY; from the coding sequence ATGGCACAGCAAATAGAGTTAACAAATACAGTAAATGAGAGCCAGCTAGGCAAACGTCTAGACCAGGTTATCGCAGAATTATATCCAGATTACTCTCGATCTCGCATCAAGGATTGGATTCTTGGCGACATGGTGTCGGTTAACGGCAGTGTCGTTAATAAGCCACGCGCAAAAATGATGGGTGGCGAAGAGCTGCACATTATTGCAGAGATTGAAGATGAAGTTCGTTGGGAAGCACAAGATATTCCGTTGAATATTGTGTATGAAGATGACGATATTATCGTGATCAACAAACCTCGTGACTTCGTGGTTCACCCAGGCGCCGGTACGCCAGATTGCACGGTATTGAATGCGTTATTGCATCATTGCCCGTTGCTTGCTGAAGTACCGCGAGCTGGTATTGTGCACCGTTTGGATAAAGACACGACCGGTTTGATGGTTGTGGCTAAAACAATCCAGTCGCAAACACGTTTAGTGCGTGCGCTACAAAAGCGTAAAATTACGCGTGAATACGAAGCTATCGCTATTGGTAGAATGACGGGCGGTGGCACGATTGAAAAGCCAATCGGTCGTCACTCGACTAAACGAATCTGCATGGCTGTTCACGAGTTAGGTAAACCTGCAATTACACACTACCGTGTTGCAGAGCACTTCCGTGAACATACGCGTTTGATTTTACGTCTTGAGACGGGTCGTACGCACCAGATCCGTGTTCACATGTCATACCTGACTTACCCGCTAGTGGGTGATGTGCAATACGGTGGCCGTCCGCGTCCACCACGCCATGCATCTGATGAGTTAATTGCCGCGTTACGCGCATTTGACCGTCAAGCACTGCATGCTCGTATGTTGCGTCTTGCTCACCCAATGACGGGTGAAGTGATGGAATGGCATGCACCGCTACCAAACGATATGGTGGCGATGATCGACATTCTACGTAAAGATAAAGTCGAGCATGGCGTTGATGACTATTAA